The proteins below come from a single Chryseobacterium sp. MA9 genomic window:
- a CDS encoding SH3 domain-containing protein — translation MKNITPYFLAGLSLFISCNGQENKSQKIKETKKDMNSLKIAPYNITDEGDGTKSNYDDLSPEFINKAKKVLEQRKFQFPDENTFNQKILDVFSLNLKDYKNSIIALRPAMFPEVAIKENKFIFIQDASAAEPEFINPDLLYHFNSYVFYNTPVSYVWLQANNSNLLYDLVVYYGYNKDKKLVESVFKKFDFNSLSDMEQLIFIDSGGYKKLKKQIFDDIETIIYKGKVEDFSYAKEGNGYLRIGDIISKISSSPKEYFEPEKAISYLFERELRVGIQGDIESYLNKNPIYISNLEKNKFYDLPTLKDYVKYIYQKESNTNFIIQDSDGFTNLRKEKNSSSQILQKINTGEQVEVLDQNGDWWLVVSKEGKKGYIHKSRIKSE, via the coding sequence ATGAAAAATATTACACCTTACTTCTTAGCAGGCTTGTCTCTTTTCATATCATGTAATGGGCAAGAAAATAAATCACAAAAAATTAAAGAAACAAAAAAAGATATGAACTCTTTAAAAATAGCACCTTATAACATTACAGATGAAGGAGACGGCACAAAATCAAACTATGATGACCTGTCTCCTGAATTTATCAATAAAGCGAAAAAAGTATTAGAGCAAAGAAAATTTCAATTTCCTGATGAAAATACCTTTAATCAAAAAATTTTGGATGTATTTTCTTTAAATTTAAAAGATTATAAAAATTCCATAATTGCTTTACGTCCGGCAATGTTTCCAGAGGTAGCTATTAAAGAAAATAAATTTATTTTCATTCAGGATGCTAGTGCTGCCGAACCAGAGTTTATAAATCCTGACTTGTTATATCATTTTAATTCTTACGTATTTTATAATACTCCCGTATCATATGTTTGGCTGCAAGCAAACAATTCAAATCTTTTATATGATTTAGTTGTTTACTATGGATACAATAAGGATAAAAAACTTGTAGAATCAGTGTTTAAAAAATTTGATTTTAATAGCCTTTCCGATATGGAGCAGTTAATTTTTATAGATTCTGGTGGCTATAAAAAGTTGAAAAAACAAATATTTGATGACATAGAAACCATTATTTATAAAGGTAAAGTTGAAGACTTTTCTTATGCCAAAGAAGGTAATGGTTATTTAAGAATAGGTGATATTATAAGTAAAATATCATCATCTCCAAAAGAATATTTTGAACCTGAAAAAGCAATATCTTATTTATTTGAGAGAGAATTAAGAGTTGGAATACAAGGTGATATTGAAAGCTATTTAAATAAAAATCCTATATATATATCAAATCTGGAAAAAAATAAATTTTATGATTTACCTACTTTAAAAGACTATGTGAAATATATTTACCAAAAAGAAAGCAATACCAATTTTATCATTCAGGATAGTGACGGTTTTACCAATCTAAGAAAGGAGAAAAACTCTTCTTCCCAAATCCTGCAAAAAATCAACACAGGTGAACAAGTAGAAGTTTTAGACCAAAACGGAGATTGGTGGTTGGTAGTATCTAAAGAAGGTAAAAAAGGATATATTCATAAAAGCAGAATAAAATCAGAATAA
- a CDS encoding LysM peptidoglycan-binding domain-containing protein → MEIDFLQYQVRNGDTLTSIASRLGMTGEELKLFHNSHCQRMDKVWLDNLNDVKNILVPTNFKTETQREQERKNKLPAELSDSFFAKTYAVNETFETPFESPVTIDYIIELNLRKERNTAQHILSYSQNNFKSNGNTPDDKVSILSITCMKSIMPLEFMIDELGKIIGFADHKKITDTFSKQRKELEDFYIGEVSQNYMDTFERSIQDESFFLQQLKSTLLFQTLLPKIDWFQRKKNWTEPFYFLQNSFPVQCELNIEQSNDDDNSVLTILNGKITELCTSQEITRGIKLKESAPEPAQGNIVLEYTTHTKNKNLLQAKASVLLSHEEAFIHQHHITITQG, encoded by the coding sequence ATGGAAATTGATTTCTTACAATATCAGGTACGAAATGGAGACACGCTGACCTCTATCGCTTCCCGGCTGGGTATGACTGGTGAGGAATTAAAGCTGTTTCACAATTCCCATTGCCAAAGGATGGATAAAGTTTGGCTTGACAACCTTAATGACGTTAAAAATATTTTGGTTCCTACCAATTTTAAAACGGAGACACAAAGAGAACAGGAGAGAAAAAACAAACTTCCTGCTGAACTTTCAGATTCTTTTTTTGCTAAAACATATGCCGTTAATGAAACTTTTGAAACTCCGTTCGAGTCTCCGGTTACTATCGATTATATTATTGAACTTAATCTTCGCAAAGAAAGAAACACAGCCCAGCACATTCTGAGCTACAGCCAGAATAATTTTAAATCCAATGGAAATACGCCTGATGATAAGGTAAGTATTTTATCCATTACCTGTATGAAAAGTATTATGCCTCTTGAATTTATGATTGATGAACTGGGTAAAATCATCGGATTTGCAGATCATAAGAAAATTACGGACACTTTTTCCAAACAACGTAAAGAACTTGAGGATTTTTACATAGGTGAAGTTTCTCAAAATTATATGGATACATTTGAAAGAAGTATCCAGGATGAATCGTTTTTTTTACAGCAGCTTAAGAGTACACTCCTGTTTCAGACTCTGCTTCCCAAAATAGATTGGTTCCAAAGGAAAAAGAATTGGACAGAACCCTTTTATTTTTTACAGAATTCATTTCCTGTACAATGTGAACTCAATATTGAACAGTCAAATGATGATGATAACTCTGTTTTGACTATTTTAAACGGTAAAATCACAGAATTATGTACTTCACAGGAGATTACGCGCGGTATTAAGCTTAAAGAATCTGCGCCTGAACCTGCACAGGGAAACATTGTATTAGAATACACCACTCACACCAAAAATAAGAATCTTCTTCAGGCCAAAGCTTCGGTTTTACTCAGCCATGAAGAAGCGTTTATTCACCAACATCACATCACCATAACACAAGGATAA
- a CDS encoding cation:proton antiporter produces MNLGKYKNLIFYITTIAVFSCLMYYFIIEGQTLEVKENIVAKTSGGSTWENFLESFKTNLHHPLALLLAQIVTIIMTARLFGWICMKIKQPTVIGEMIAGIVLGPSLVGMYFPEFSAFLFPKESLGNLQFLSQIGLILFMYIVGMELDLSVLRKKAHDAVVISHASIIIPFALGIGLSYFVYQEFAPEGIQFTSFALFIAISMSITAFPVLARIVQERNLQKTKLGTIVITCAAADDITAWCILAAVIAIVKAGSFASSIYVIIMAIAYVFLMIKIVRPFLKRIGDLQAGKNTISKPMVAIFFLTLILSAYATEVIGIHALFGAFMAGAIMPENTKFRTLFIDKVEDVALVLLLPLFFVFTGLRTQIGLLNDSHLWMTAGFIILTAVLGKFAGSALTARFVGINWKESLTIGALMNTRGLMELIVLNIGYDLGVLSPEIFAMLVIMALFTTFMTGPALDFINFIFKSKKNQDELIHENDSKYRVLLSFDKPESGSTLLKLAHNFTHKMNGNKSITAMNIAPVDEMHAYDINEYEDSQFQNVIETSHDLNLEVTTLFKASTDIESDLTSITNKGHYDLLLIMLGKSMYEGSLLGRLLGFTTKIINPEKLLNTVKGKGNIFNNSPFDDFTLQILDKTNIPVGILVEKDFKVADKVFVPIFNLSDFYLLEYAKRLINNNNSQVIILDAAGQIRNNIEVKELIRSIEQVAPNHITLYNEKKIEKEFLNSQDLMLISSKSWKNLIDTKSLWLSDIPSTLIISNP; encoded by the coding sequence ATGAATTTGGGGAAATACAAAAATTTAATTTTCTACATTACTACCATCGCAGTTTTTTCGTGTCTGATGTATTATTTCATTATCGAAGGACAGACATTGGAAGTAAAAGAAAATATTGTTGCTAAAACCAGCGGCGGCTCTACCTGGGAAAATTTCCTGGAATCATTTAAAACCAATCTTCACCATCCGCTTGCATTATTATTGGCGCAAATCGTCACTATCATTATGACTGCAAGGCTTTTCGGATGGATTTGTATGAAAATAAAACAGCCCACTGTAATCGGAGAAATGATTGCTGGTATTGTGCTGGGACCGTCACTTGTGGGAATGTATTTCCCTGAGTTTTCGGCATTTCTTTTCCCCAAAGAATCATTAGGCAATCTTCAGTTTCTGAGTCAGATAGGTCTTATCCTTTTCATGTACATTGTTGGAATGGAGCTGGATCTGAGTGTATTAAGAAAAAAAGCTCATGATGCCGTAGTAATCAGCCATGCAAGTATTATTATTCCTTTTGCTTTAGGAATTGGACTTTCTTATTTTGTTTACCAGGAATTTGCACCGGAAGGTATCCAGTTTACTTCTTTTGCTTTATTCATCGCCATTTCTATGAGCATTACAGCGTTTCCGGTATTGGCAAGGATTGTACAGGAGAGAAATCTTCAGAAAACCAAACTGGGAACAATTGTTATTACCTGTGCAGCTGCAGACGATATTACTGCATGGTGTATTCTTGCTGCTGTAATTGCCATTGTAAAGGCAGGCTCTTTCGCAAGCTCCATCTATGTAATTATTATGGCCATTGCTTATGTGTTTTTAATGATAAAAATTGTCAGACCATTCCTGAAAAGAATCGGAGACCTTCAGGCAGGTAAAAATACAATCAGCAAACCAATGGTTGCTATTTTCTTTTTGACTCTGATTTTATCTGCATATGCTACTGAAGTAATTGGTATTCACGCATTATTTGGTGCTTTTATGGCGGGAGCTATTATGCCGGAGAATACAAAATTCCGTACTCTTTTTATTGATAAGGTAGAGGATGTGGCTTTGGTGCTTCTGCTTCCGTTGTTCTTTGTATTTACAGGACTTCGTACCCAAATAGGACTTCTGAATGACAGCCATCTATGGATGACGGCAGGATTTATTATTCTGACCGCTGTTCTCGGAAAGTTTGCAGGAAGTGCACTCACAGCCAGATTTGTAGGCATTAACTGGAAAGAAAGCTTAACGATCGGAGCTCTGATGAATACAAGAGGTCTTATGGAACTTATTGTGCTGAACATTGGATATGACCTTGGGGTTTTGAGTCCTGAAATTTTTGCAATGCTCGTGATTATGGCTCTTTTCACCACTTTTATGACAGGACCTGCCTTAGACTTTATTAATTTTATTTTTAAATCTAAAAAAAATCAGGACGAGCTAATTCATGAAAATGATTCCAAGTACCGTGTTCTCCTCTCTTTTGATAAACCGGAATCAGGAAGTACTCTCTTAAAACTGGCTCACAATTTCACTCATAAAATGAACGGCAATAAAAGCATCACTGCTATGAATATTGCTCCGGTAGATGAGATGCATGCCTACGATATCAACGAGTATGAAGATTCACAATTTCAGAATGTGATTGAAACCTCTCACGATCTTAATCTGGAGGTTACCACCCTCTTCAAAGCATCTACAGATATTGAAAGTGATCTTACCAGCATTACCAATAAAGGACATTATGACCTTCTGCTGATCATGCTTGGAAAATCCATGTATGAAGGAAGTTTATTAGGACGATTATTGGGTTTTACAACTAAAATCATCAACCCTGAAAAGCTTCTGAATACGGTAAAAGGCAAAGGAAATATATTCAACAATTCTCCTTTTGACGATTTCACGCTTCAGATTCTGGACAAAACCAATATTCCTGTGGGAATTTTGGTAGAAAAAGACTTTAAAGTGGCGGATAAAGTATTTGTTCCGATCTTTAATCTGAGTGATTTTTATCTTCTTGAATATGCTAAAAGGCTTATCAATAACAACAATTCTCAGGTTATCATTCTGGATGCTGCAGGACAGATCCGAAACAATATTGAAGTGAAAGAATTGATCAGAAGTATAGAACAGGTAGCTCCAAACCATATTACGCTTTACAATGAGAAAAAGATTGAGAAAGAATTTCTGAATTCTCAGGATCTGATGCTGATCAGCAGTAAAAGCTGGAAAAACCTGATTGATACAAAAAGTCTTTGGCTTTCTGATATCCCATCTACATTAATAATTTCAAACCCATAG
- a CDS encoding SH3 domain-containing protein yields MTSILNVASKNPDLAIDLVVMFNYEKNEALFNSAVKNIQSWDDIEQSSRLSFVFYNNTTNSFKIREKLLESLKSKDSFLYALTSYLTDNKDNIIKTNGITPASLEKAIAYLLQLGFTGKENTDIQSDKSYLLLNNVYVSHPELKDSFQKNKYYGYPSLEKYSKEYGLLQEDNQEKKYSIIIDPDGFTNLRKEKNTSSQILQKIKTGEQVEVLDQNGDWWLVVSKEGKKGYIHKTRIKSE; encoded by the coding sequence TTGACCTCAATCTTAAATGTAGCATCTAAAAATCCAGATCTTGCAATCGATTTAGTAGTTATGTTTAACTATGAAAAAAATGAAGCCCTTTTTAATTCTGCAGTTAAAAATATCCAAAGCTGGGATGATATCGAACAAAGTTCTAGACTATCGTTTGTATTCTATAATAACACTACAAATTCATTTAAAATTAGAGAAAAACTATTAGAAAGTTTAAAATCCAAAGATTCTTTTCTGTATGCACTAACATCTTATTTAACTGATAATAAAGACAATATCATAAAAACAAATGGCATTACACCTGCTTCATTAGAAAAGGCTATTGCCTATCTTTTACAACTTGGCTTTACCGGTAAGGAAAATACTGATATTCAATCCGATAAATCATACTTATTATTAAATAATGTCTATGTTTCTCATCCGGAACTAAAGGACTCTTTTCAAAAAAACAAATATTATGGTTATCCATCTCTTGAAAAATACTCCAAAGAGTATGGACTTTTACAAGAAGATAATCAAGAAAAAAAATATTCAATAATAATAGATCCTGATGGTTTCACTAACCTAAGAAAAGAAAAAAATACATCATCTCAAATTCTTCAAAAAATTAAAACAGGAGAACAAGTTGAAGTTTTAGATCAAAACGGAGATTGGTGGTTGGTAGTATCTAAAGAAGGTAAAAAAGGATATATCCATAA
- a CDS encoding PAAR-like protein yields the protein MKNYVTQKGDTFSSLARQFKLKNEGVLKTYHNLHCPPEDIMQEPVPGKTILIPQDPQLMADETEPQIITASSHKESTEDGVSDEENSTEESPQNEDQSSGKAEQQANKEEKKDKKEDSGSSPHEGKYFVVQKGTVQCNQGFKFPKFKVTSHQKHYWNDEEGQADYLAVTEDDLQLDPAAQPFGQCKLKPTSGGYLPCAYAPAGKWQKTYEKVKVMEKSCLTEISELMCSTGGKITILKHGQQSAVGKSQVAKANTQEQQVYNPVVDFDEFKEDTKGTDELYYS from the coding sequence ATGAAAAATTATGTTACACAAAAAGGCGATACATTCAGTTCGCTGGCCCGGCAGTTCAAACTGAAAAATGAAGGCGTTTTAAAAACCTATCATAATCTCCACTGCCCGCCGGAAGATATCATGCAGGAACCTGTTCCTGGGAAAACTATTCTTATTCCGCAAGATCCACAGCTTATGGCTGATGAAACAGAACCCCAAATTATTACTGCATCCTCTCACAAGGAATCTACAGAAGATGGCGTTTCTGATGAAGAAAATTCTACGGAAGAATCTCCACAAAATGAAGATCAGTCATCCGGAAAAGCTGAACAGCAAGCTAATAAAGAAGAAAAGAAAGATAAAAAAGAAGACAGCGGTTCCAGTCCTCATGAAGGAAAATATTTCGTTGTGCAGAAAGGAACCGTACAATGTAATCAGGGATTTAAATTTCCAAAATTTAAAGTAACCAGCCATCAGAAACATTACTGGAATGATGAGGAAGGACAGGCTGATTATCTGGCTGTAACAGAGGATGACCTTCAGCTTGATCCTGCGGCACAACCATTCGGACAGTGTAAACTTAAACCCACTTCCGGAGGATACCTTCCCTGTGCCTATGCTCCTGCTGGAAAATGGCAGAAGACTTACGAAAAAGTAAAAGTCATGGAAAAAAGCTGCCTTACAGAAATTTCAGAGCTGATGTGCAGTACAGGAGGAAAAATAACCATCCTGAAGCATGGACAGCAAAGTGCAGTGGGTAAAAGCCAGGTGGCAAAGGCAAATACGCAGGAACAGCAGGTTTACAATCCTGTTGTGGATTTTGATGAATTCAAGGAAGATACAAAAGGAACAGACGAACTTTATTACAGCTAA